Proteins encoded within one genomic window of Ovis aries strain OAR_USU_Benz2616 breed Rambouillet chromosome 1, ARS-UI_Ramb_v3.0, whole genome shotgun sequence:
- the UBL4B gene encoding LOW QUALITY PROTEIN: ubiquitin-like protein 4B (The sequence of the model RefSeq protein was modified relative to this genomic sequence to represent the inferred CDS: inserted 1 base in 1 codon), translating into MILTVKLLLGWRCSLTVSGQEGVAMLKKLVSERLHVPEEQQHLLFRGQLLADDKRLSDSRIGPNASVSVVMRPLEKPAXEDTRQPQPLWHHVGQVLPKHLGPQDTEAVLQRLRREHEERLQRISLGDLEQLARHLLTKEPLAEPAGERKPEALSPDKEEEKEAAQ; encoded by the exons ATGATCCTCACAGTCAAGCTGCTGCTGGGCTGGAGATGTAGCCTGACCGTGTCAGGACAGGAGGGCGTGGCCATGCTGAAGAAGCTGGTGTCCGAGCGGCTGCACGTGCCAGAGGAGCAGCAGCACCTGCTCTTCCGCGGCCAGCTGCTGGCAGATGACAAGCGGCTCTCCGACTCCCGCATTGGGCCCAACGCCTCCGTCAGCGTGGTCATGCGGCCCCTGGAGAAGCCGG CTGAGGACACccgccagccccagcccctgtgGCACCACGTGGGCCAGGTCCTGCCCAAACACCTTGGGCCCCAGGACACTGAGGCAGTGCTGCAGCGGCTGAGGCGGGAGCACGAGGAGCGCCTGCAGAGGATAAGCCTGGGGGACCTGGAGCAGCTGGCGCGGCACCTCCTGACCAAGGAGCCGCTCGCAGAGCCCGCTGGGGAGAGGAAGCCTGAGGCTCTGAGTCCCgataaggaggaggaaaaggaggctgCTCAGTAA